Below is a genomic region from bacterium.
CGAGCCCACCTATGACGCTCTCAAGCAAGCGGTGCGCAAGGCGCCATGGGTCAGCCCCGACGAGACCGGCTGGCGGGTGGGCGCGGCCTCGGCCTGGTTGTGGGTTTACGTCACGACTTGGGTGACGTTCTACGCTGTGGAGATTGGGCGCGGTTTCCAAGAGGCCGCCAAGATCCTCGGCGAAGACTACCCTGGCAAGATGGTCCGAGATGGCTTGCCATCCTACAGATGCTTCCAGCAGGCCCTGCACCAGAGCTGCCTGCACCACTTGCTGCGTCGCTGTCACGACAACCTCGAGACGGCGCTGGGTGGCACGGCCCGTTTCCCCCACGCCGTGAAGCGCTTGCTCAAGAAAGCCCTTGAGCTGCGTGATCGCCGCGACGCCGGCGAGATCTCCGCCCACGGACTGGCGGTGGCCACCGGGCGCCTCAAAGCTGCCATGAAACGGCTGCTGAGCTGGCGCCCGAAGGAGGAAGAAAACCGTAAGTTCGCCAAGCACCTCCGCAAGGAGCAAACGGCATTGTTCACCTTTCTCCAGCACCCAGAGCTGCCAGCAACCAACCATCTCGCCGAGCAGGCCCTGCGACCCATTATCGCCACCCGAAAAAACTGCGGCGGCGGCCATCGAACCTGGAACGGCGCCGAGACCTTTGCCAGAATCGCCACGGTGTTTCGCACGGCTCTTCAGCAAGACCTCGATCCCCAGCTCATTTTCATCTCATTGCTCCGTTGCCCGAAACCGACCGTCGCCAAAGACCTCCTGCCTGAGGACCTTCCTGCCAATCCAGCCCGGTCTCCCCCTCTGCCGCTACCTGACGCTGCGCCCACACGACCCGTACTCTGAGCAACGGCTGCTAACCTCCACGCAAGGGAGGCATGAGTCTATGTGCCTGTTGCCTCCCTGCCATCCCTACCCCGACTGCTTCCAGAGGAACACGCAGCCAGCGACGAGCCCCAGGATCGGACACACAACCGAATTCCAGAAACGACGACGCACACTTCGAACAGCTATGCTTCCACCCTCCGCCGCCAGCCACCGACCATGCGCCCGATCTCGCGCAGCGGGAGCAGGCATAGGCGCCTTGGCGACAGAAGCACGAAACCGTTTCACGGATCTTCTCTCCAGGACTCAAGTACCCG
It encodes:
- a CDS encoding transposase is translated as EPTYDALKQAVRKAPWVSPDETGWRVGAASAWLWVYVTTWVTFYAVEIGRGFQEAAKILGEDYPGKMVRDGLPSYRCFQQALHQSCLHHLLRRCHDNLETALGGTARFPHAVKRLLKKALELRDRRDAGEISAHGLAVATGRLKAAMKRLLSWRPKEEENRKFAKHLRKEQTALFTFLQHPELPATNHLAEQALRPIIATRKNCGGGHRTWNGAETFARIATVFRTALQQDLDPQLIFISLLRCPKPTVAKDLLPEDLPANPARSPPLPLPDAAPTRPVL